Proteins encoded within one genomic window of uncultured Draconibacterium sp.:
- a CDS encoding DUF1080 domain-containing protein — protein MRKFFSLLMATAFVFSISCKSTKTGGSAVLNQLTKQEKEDGWVMLFDGKTSDGWRGNNKDHFPTGWEIVDGTLHCKSSGQGEAGARDGGDIITIKEYSNFHLKLEWKIAEGGNSGIFYLGKEHEGWPIYKTAPEMQVLDNERHPDALLGKDGNRKAGSLYDLIPAKPQNAKPAGEWNTVEIICYNGTVVHKQNDETVVEYHLWTDDWKELVSGSKFPGLNPDWANVAKEGVIALQDHGDDVWFRNIKIKEMNY, from the coding sequence ATGAGAAAGTTTTTTTCACTTTTAATGGCTACTGCCTTCGTGTTTTCTATCTCGTGTAAGAGTACAAAAACAGGAGGTTCGGCCGTTTTAAACCAATTAACAAAACAAGAAAAAGAAGATGGCTGGGTGATGCTTTTTGATGGCAAAACCAGCGATGGATGGCGTGGTAACAACAAAGACCATTTCCCAACAGGATGGGAAATAGTTGATGGAACATTACACTGCAAATCTTCAGGTCAGGGCGAAGCCGGAGCACGCGATGGTGGCGACATTATCACTATCAAAGAATACTCGAACTTTCACCTTAAATTAGAATGGAAAATTGCTGAGGGCGGAAACTCAGGTATTTTCTACTTAGGAAAAGAGCACGAAGGATGGCCAATTTACAAAACGGCTCCTGAAATGCAGGTGTTAGACAACGAGCGTCACCCTGATGCATTGCTGGGAAAAGATGGCAACCGCAAAGCCGGTTCGTTATACGATCTGATTCCTGCAAAACCGCAAAATGCAAAACCTGCCGGCGAATGGAACACCGTTGAAATTATTTGCTATAACGGTACTGTTGTGCACAAGCAAAATGACGAAACAGTTGTTGAGTACCATTTGTGGACTGACGACTGGAAAGAGCTGGTATCAGGTTCAAAATTCCCAGGACTAAATCCTGATTGGGCAAATGTTGCCAAAGAAGGTGTGATTGCATTGCAAGACCATGGCGACGATGTTTGGTTTCGCAACATCAAAATTAAAGAAATGAATTATTAA
- a CDS encoding Crp/Fnr family transcriptional regulator — MLNSDIGLRDLVDNQKSIFYLLGQEDKDDLQHHISLSQYKKNEFIYKEGDKPNGFLVLIDGKVKIFKEGVGGREQIIRMTKPLGLIGYRALLADETHNGSAVTLEESLVCTIDPDFIFNRALKNTDFSFKIICKLSKELGFSNARTVTLTQKHIRGRLAESLILLKDKYGFENDGTTLKAFLSREDIANLSNMTTSNAIRTLSTFASEKVIAIDGRKIRILDATRLERISKLG, encoded by the coding sequence ATGTTAAATTCAGATATTGGACTTCGAGATCTAGTTGACAATCAGAAATCAATTTTTTATTTGTTGGGGCAGGAAGATAAAGATGACTTGCAACACCATATTTCTCTTTCGCAGTACAAAAAGAATGAATTTATTTACAAGGAAGGAGATAAGCCAAATGGGTTTTTGGTTTTGATTGACGGAAAGGTTAAGATTTTTAAAGAAGGAGTAGGAGGTAGAGAGCAGATTATTCGCATGACGAAACCTCTGGGACTGATCGGTTATCGTGCTTTATTGGCCGACGAAACACACAACGGGTCGGCGGTTACGCTTGAAGAGTCGCTCGTTTGTACCATCGATCCTGATTTTATTTTTAACCGTGCTTTAAAAAATACTGATTTTTCATTTAAGATTATCTGTAAACTTTCGAAAGAACTGGGTTTCTCTAATGCACGGACCGTTACTTTAACACAGAAGCATATTCGTGGTCGTTTGGCCGAATCGCTGATTCTGCTGAAAGATAAATATGGTTTTGAAAATGATGGAACAACGTTGAAAGCGTTCTTGTCGCGCGAAGATATTGCCAACCTTTCGAATATGACCACTTCAAATGCCATTCGTACTTTGTCCACTTTTGCAAGCGAAAAAGTGATTGCTATTGATGGTCGAAAAATTCGGATTCTGGATGCCACTCGTTTAGAGCGTATCAGTAAATTAGGCTAA
- a CDS encoding ATP-dependent 6-phosphofructokinase produces the protein MSTSAKPKRIGILTAGGDCPGLNAAIRGVGKTAIVEYGMEVLGFNAGYSGLINGDYTELKESALSGILTLGGTILGTSREKPYKGKKNGKDAEDKPHKIVKNYKKLGLDAVVCIGGNGTMKTASLLAQEGMNVVGIPKTIDNDVWGTDVTFGFDSAVQIATDAIDRLHTTANSHQRVMIIEIMGHHAGWLALYSGLAGGGDIILLPELDYNIRSVCKKIESRYESNKPYSIVVVAEGIDHPKEISAATHIAQAIQTYTGIETRETVLGYIQRGGSPTPMDRILATRYGAFAAQCIADENFGTMVAIKDNLLTTVPLEEVGGKLRLVESDFGLIEKARRMGVSFGDEYQ, from the coding sequence ATGAGTACTTCAGCAAAGCCAAAAAGAATTGGTATTTTGACTGCAGGGGGCGATTGCCCGGGACTGAATGCAGCGATCAGAGGCGTGGGAAAAACAGCGATAGTTGAATACGGCATGGAAGTGCTGGGGTTTAACGCCGGCTACTCCGGGTTAATTAACGGCGACTACACTGAGTTGAAAGAATCGGCACTCTCGGGTATTTTAACCCTTGGCGGTACCATTCTGGGCACCTCGCGAGAAAAACCCTACAAAGGCAAGAAAAACGGAAAAGATGCAGAGGATAAACCTCACAAGATAGTTAAGAACTATAAAAAACTGGGCCTCGACGCCGTAGTTTGTATTGGCGGTAACGGAACCATGAAAACCGCAAGTCTTCTGGCACAAGAAGGAATGAATGTGGTAGGAATTCCAAAAACCATTGATAACGATGTTTGGGGGACCGATGTAACTTTCGGATTCGACTCGGCGGTGCAAATAGCCACCGATGCCATCGACCGTTTGCATACCACTGCCAACTCGCACCAGCGCGTAATGATTATTGAAATTATGGGGCACCATGCCGGTTGGCTGGCGCTGTATTCCGGACTTGCAGGTGGTGGCGACATTATTTTGCTTCCTGAACTGGATTACAACATCCGCTCGGTTTGCAAAAAAATTGAGAGTCGTTATGAAAGCAACAAACCATACTCCATTGTTGTGGTTGCCGAAGGTATCGACCACCCGAAGGAAATATCGGCAGCAACACATATTGCACAGGCTATTCAAACCTATACTGGCATTGAAACCCGCGAAACAGTTTTAGGCTACATTCAGCGCGGTGGTTCGCCTACGCCTATGGACCGGATTTTGGCCACACGCTACGGAGCTTTTGCTGCACAATGTATTGCCGACGAAAACTTTGGGACTATGGTGGCTATTAAAGACAACCTACTTACTACTGTGCCTCTGGAAGAGGTTGGCGGCAAACTACGCCTGGTAGAATCCGACTTTGGGCTTATTGAAAAAGCCCGAAGAATGGGTGTTTCATTTGGTGATGAATACCAGTAG
- a CDS encoding sigma-70 family RNA polymerase sigma factor → MDKQGIILSDKARQDYELVKAALAGDDKAFARLLNRYKDAIYFMLLKMVNNRSDAEDLTLEAFGKAFKSLHQYSPTYAFSTWLFKIASNNCIDFLRKKKGVHVPIENNGQDDNSETIKLRSKDPDPEEKLIRQQKAILLRRVVRKLKPRYQILVELRYFREFSYEEIAKELDLPLGTVKAQLFRAREMLFKMIESTEIGRKD, encoded by the coding sequence ATGGATAAACAGGGGATAATACTATCGGATAAAGCGCGGCAGGACTACGAGCTTGTAAAAGCTGCGTTAGCTGGCGACGATAAAGCTTTTGCCCGATTATTAAACCGTTACAAAGACGCCATTTATTTTATGCTGCTTAAAATGGTGAATAACCGCAGCGACGCCGAGGACCTTACATTGGAAGCATTCGGAAAGGCTTTTAAGAGTCTTCACCAATACTCGCCAACATACGCATTCAGCACCTGGTTGTTTAAAATTGCATCGAACAATTGCATCGATTTCTTACGAAAGAAGAAGGGAGTGCATGTGCCAATTGAAAACAACGGACAGGATGATAACAGCGAAACTATAAAACTTCGGTCGAAAGATCCTGACCCGGAAGAAAAGCTGATACGTCAGCAAAAGGCCATTTTACTGCGGCGCGTTGTGCGAAAGTTAAAGCCGCGTTATCAAATTCTGGTCGAGCTTCGTTATTTCAGGGAGTTTTCGTACGAAGAAATTGCAAAAGAGTTAGATTTGCCGCTCGGAACAGTTAAAGCACAGCTTTTCAGAGCTCGCGAAATGCTGTTTAAAATGATTGAAAGCACCGAGATCGGACGAAAAGATTAA
- a CDS encoding NAD+ synthase, with translation MKVALAQLNYTIGDFEGNASKIIAEINRLKQEDVDLVVFSELSVTGYYPHDLLEKKEFIAKADDAVAEIAKHCRGIAALVGAPRINQHERGKKLFNAALFLADGEIKSSHNKTLLPTYDIFDEYRHFEPNREFSLVEYKGEKIAVTICEDLWDEQPTANEFGKDKLYSVSPMEELAKLKPDFVVNLSASPFSYNQEGWRKNVLITKAKNYGIPILYCNQVGAQTELVFDGGSVYIDATGEIVKELKYFEEDCLMLDTTSLGEKELQQKVDYIEKIHDALVLGIRDYFKKMGFKQATLGLSGGIDSAVTVVLAVRALGAENVRVLLMPSKYSSDHSVNDARELAENLGIRYDVVNIQSAVDQFENALSSIFEGRSPDVTEENIQARARGIYMMAISNKFGHILLNTTNKSECAVGYGTLYGDMNGGLAVLGDVYKLDVFKLSRFMNKDGEVIPENTIVKPPSAELRPDQKDTDSLPEYEDLDKMLFNYIELNKSPKEIAALGYDEAVVRRVIRMVNMNEYKRFQAAPILRVSSKAFGFGRKMPLVARY, from the coding sequence ATGAAAGTTGCACTGGCCCAGTTAAATTACACCATCGGCGATTTTGAAGGAAATGCGTCGAAGATTATTGCAGAGATCAACCGCTTGAAACAAGAAGATGTTGATTTGGTTGTTTTTTCCGAATTGTCAGTAACGGGATATTACCCGCACGATTTGTTGGAGAAAAAAGAATTTATAGCAAAAGCCGATGATGCTGTTGCCGAAATTGCAAAGCACTGTCGCGGAATTGCTGCTTTGGTTGGTGCGCCTCGCATTAACCAACACGAACGTGGTAAAAAGCTTTTTAACGCGGCACTTTTTCTGGCCGATGGTGAAATAAAAAGCAGCCACAACAAAACGCTGCTGCCTACCTACGATATTTTTGATGAGTACCGCCATTTTGAGCCCAACCGCGAATTTAGTTTGGTAGAATACAAAGGCGAAAAGATTGCTGTTACCATTTGCGAAGATTTGTGGGACGAGCAACCAACGGCCAATGAATTTGGCAAAGACAAGCTTTATTCGGTATCGCCAATGGAAGAGTTGGCAAAGCTCAAGCCCGATTTTGTGGTAAACCTTTCGGCATCGCCATTTTCGTACAACCAGGAAGGCTGGCGCAAGAATGTGCTTATTACAAAAGCCAAAAACTACGGCATCCCGATTTTGTATTGTAACCAGGTTGGTGCACAAACCGAGTTGGTTTTCGATGGGGGATCAGTTTATATCGATGCCACTGGCGAAATTGTAAAAGAGCTTAAATATTTCGAGGAGGATTGCCTGATGCTTGATACCACTTCGCTGGGCGAAAAAGAGCTGCAACAGAAGGTTGATTACATCGAAAAAATACATGATGCGTTGGTGCTGGGTATCCGCGACTATTTTAAAAAGATGGGCTTTAAACAGGCCACATTGGGTTTGTCGGGTGGAATAGACTCGGCAGTTACTGTAGTGCTTGCCGTTCGCGCATTGGGTGCCGAAAATGTACGCGTATTGTTAATGCCTTCAAAATATTCGTCGGACCACAGTGTGAATGACGCCCGCGAACTAGCCGAAAATCTGGGAATTCGTTATGATGTGGTGAATATCCAGTCGGCAGTAGATCAGTTTGAAAATGCGCTTTCGTCAATATTTGAAGGTCGCTCGCCCGATGTTACCGAAGAAAATATTCAGGCTCGTGCCCGCGGAATTTATATGATGGCGATTTCGAATAAATTTGGCCACATTCTGTTAAATACTACAAACAAAAGCGAGTGTGCTGTTGGTTACGGAACGCTTTACGGGGATATGAATGGTGGATTGGCTGTACTTGGCGATGTGTATAAACTGGATGTTTTTAAACTGTCGCGGTTTATGAATAAAGACGGCGAAGTTATTCCTGAGAATACCATTGTAAAACCACCGTCGGCAGAGTTGCGTCCGGATCAGAAAGATACCGACTCGTTGCCGGAATACGAAGATCTGGATAAGATGCTTTTCAACTACATTGAGCTGAATAAATCGCCAAAAGAAATAGCCGCTTTGGGTTATGATGAAGCAGTGGTTCGAAGGGTTATCAGAATGGTAAATATGAATGAATACAAGCGCTTTCAGGCCGCTCCTATTTTAAGAGTAAGTTCAAAAGCTTTTGGCTTCGGACGAAAAATGCCGCTGGTTGCCCGTTACTAG
- a CDS encoding LptF/LptG family permease, with product MKWYKTIDFYISKKFLGTFFYAIGLILSIAIVFDISENLDEFLSKDIPLKDIVFDYYMNFIPYFANLFSPLFTFIAVIYFTSKMTYNTEIIAILSNGVSYRRLMRPYLVSAFVIALFSFMLGNYVIPPANKTMNNFRHNYIRNKSVGTERNIHRQIEPGTYIYMQSFNANNVGMRFTMERFEDSELVEKLTARNISWNKETGKWVINSYWKRNIFDDHETFEKGYRMDTTLNMVPGDFQRLKNEMETYTTPALLKEIKLMKMRGVNTIEWEIEKHKRIANPFAAFILTLIGAGLASRKVKGGLGLHIGLGLLLAFSYILFMQISTVFAVSGTVPIIFAIWLPNIVYAVLALFVYRWAAR from the coding sequence ATGAAGTGGTATAAAACAATAGATTTTTACATTTCGAAAAAGTTCCTGGGAACTTTCTTTTATGCCATTGGTCTGATTTTAAGTATCGCCATTGTTTTCGATATTTCTGAGAACCTCGACGAATTCCTTTCGAAAGACATTCCGCTTAAGGATATTGTTTTTGACTATTACATGAACTTTATCCCCTATTTTGCCAACCTGTTCAGTCCGTTGTTTACATTTATTGCGGTAATTTATTTTACCTCGAAAATGACTTATAACACCGAGATTATTGCCATTTTAAGCAACGGTGTTTCTTATCGACGATTAATGCGGCCTTACCTGGTTTCGGCGTTTGTAATTGCACTATTTTCGTTTATGCTGGGCAACTATGTTATTCCGCCTGCCAATAAAACCATGAACAATTTCAGACACAATTATATAAGAAACAAATCGGTTGGTACCGAACGAAATATTCACCGCCAAATTGAACCCGGCACCTACATTTATATGCAAAGTTTTAATGCCAACAATGTGGGAATGCGTTTTACCATGGAGCGTTTTGAAGACTCTGAATTAGTAGAAAAACTCACCGCGCGAAACATTAGTTGGAATAAGGAAACCGGGAAATGGGTAATTAACTCGTACTGGAAACGGAATATTTTCGATGATCACGAAACCTTCGAAAAAGGTTACCGCATGGACACTACACTGAATATGGTTCCCGGCGATTTTCAACGCCTAAAAAACGAAATGGAAACCTATACCACACCGGCACTTCTTAAAGAAATTAAATTGATGAAGATGCGTGGTGTGAACACTATTGAATGGGAAATTGAAAAACATAAACGTATTGCGAATCCGTTTGCAGCTTTCATATTAACACTTATTGGCGCCGGACTTGCATCGCGTAAAGTAAAAGGCGGACTGGGGTTACATATCGGCCTGGGACTGCTTCTGGCATTCTCCTACATATTATTTATGCAAATTTCAACCGTATTTGCCGTAAGTGGCACGGTGCCAATCATTTTTGCTATCTGGCTCCCCAATATCGTATATGCGGTGCTCGCTTTATTTGTTTATCGCTGGGCTGCCCGGTAA
- a CDS encoding glycosyltransferase, with the protein MIRELLDTFNTLTAMQLVVVVVVVLLWLLRLLYLLFFPLRVLVKTKTKPNATEKAPLSVLMVVRNEEENCRETLPRLLNLENPELEVVVVDDFSQDNTLSVLGLLKQQCPRLKLSSLSQETRHSEKLSQNIALKSAEKDWVILYPVSAQNPSQDWLNEMDKSTEEPVLVKMAYTTVPEHKNRYNKFYRIENFFQQVRSASYSLNGLAFIYNEENVAFKKAEYFKQGGFGTRIQEPYANLELVINRFIQKKNVELCFNEKSILEKQVFVDRSAFKDLVRKSIRIEKHLGKWKQYVLLFDRLTQALYPLSIALVLLVVFKLWPVITALVVVKLLVFMVIIKILQKRLNERKLFITSLVFSFIMPFYKLFFRWNFNRQSQNHKWINRG; encoded by the coding sequence ATGATCCGGGAGTTATTGGATACTTTTAACACCTTAACAGCTATGCAGTTGGTGGTGGTTGTGGTGGTTGTTTTATTGTGGCTGTTACGGCTTTTGTATTTGCTTTTTTTTCCGCTGCGGGTGCTTGTTAAAACGAAAACAAAACCGAATGCTACAGAAAAAGCACCTCTTTCGGTGTTGATGGTGGTGCGTAACGAAGAAGAAAATTGCCGCGAAACTCTACCCCGATTACTGAATTTGGAAAACCCGGAACTGGAAGTTGTGGTTGTCGACGATTTTTCGCAAGACAATACATTGTCGGTACTGGGATTATTAAAGCAGCAGTGCCCGCGTTTAAAACTCTCTTCGCTGAGTCAGGAAACAAGGCATTCCGAAAAACTATCGCAGAATATTGCACTAAAATCGGCCGAAAAAGATTGGGTTATACTGTACCCGGTAAGTGCACAAAATCCATCGCAGGACTGGTTGAACGAAATGGATAAATCAACGGAAGAACCAGTGCTGGTAAAAATGGCCTACACCACTGTTCCTGAACACAAAAACCGCTATAATAAATTTTACCGCATCGAAAATTTCTTTCAGCAGGTAAGAAGTGCTTCGTACTCGCTAAATGGATTGGCGTTTATTTATAACGAGGAAAATGTTGCATTTAAAAAAGCAGAATACTTTAAACAGGGCGGTTTTGGAACCAGAATACAGGAGCCTTATGCGAACCTCGAGCTGGTAATAAACCGTTTTATCCAAAAGAAAAATGTAGAGCTCTGTTTCAATGAAAAAAGTATTCTTGAAAAACAGGTTTTTGTAGATCGTTCAGCGTTCAAAGATCTGGTTCGAAAAAGCATTCGGATTGAGAAACACCTGGGTAAATGGAAACAGTATGTGCTGCTTTTCGACCGGTTAACTCAAGCCTTATATCCACTTTCTATTGCGCTGGTTTTGCTGGTTGTATTCAAACTCTGGCCTGTTATTACAGCTTTGGTAGTGGTTAAGTTGCTGGTTTTCATGGTTATCATAAAAATATTGCAGAAACGTTTGAATGAACGTAAATTATTCATAACTTCGTTAGTGTTCAGTTTTATAATGCCTTTTTATAAACTTTTTTTCAGGTGGAACTTTAATCGGCAGAGTCAAAATCACAAATGGATAAACAGGGGATAA
- the tgt gene encoding tRNA guanosine(34) transglycosylase Tgt: protein MQFELQKTADNSRARAGVITTDHGTIETPIFMPVGTAGSVKGIHTRDIKEDINARIILGNTYHLYLRPGIDVIEKAGGLHKFNRWDRPILTDSGGFQVFSLGDIRKLSEEGARFQSHIDGSYHMFTPENVMDIQRTIGADIIMAFDECTPGDADYNYAKKSLELTQRWLERCFKQFNSTEPKYGYSQTLFPIVQGNTFTDLRKAAVANVKTFDADGYAIGGLSVGETEQEMYEMTEVCTADLPENKPRYLMGVGTPVNILEGIHRGIDMFDCVMPTRNGRNGMLFTNEGIINIRNKKWENDHSPIDENGTSFVDQYSKAYLRHLIISNEMLGAQIASQHNLAFYLWLVKTARQKIQNGDFVSWKNEMVIKLKERL from the coding sequence ATGCAATTCGAATTACAGAAAACAGCAGATAACTCACGCGCCCGGGCCGGTGTAATTACCACCGACCACGGGACAATTGAAACGCCAATTTTTATGCCGGTTGGAACAGCCGGATCGGTGAAAGGAATTCACACCCGCGATATAAAAGAGGACATTAATGCCCGGATTATTTTAGGGAATACCTACCATTTGTATTTACGCCCCGGAATTGATGTGATTGAAAAAGCAGGTGGTCTGCACAAATTCAATCGTTGGGATCGTCCGATTTTAACCGACAGCGGAGGTTTCCAGGTTTTTTCACTGGGCGATATTCGTAAACTCAGCGAAGAGGGAGCACGTTTTCAGTCGCATATCGATGGATCATACCATATGTTCACGCCCGAAAATGTGATGGATATTCAGCGTACCATTGGCGCCGATATTATTATGGCTTTTGATGAGTGTACTCCGGGTGATGCCGATTACAATTATGCAAAAAAATCGCTTGAGCTGACTCAACGCTGGTTGGAGCGCTGTTTTAAACAGTTTAACAGTACCGAACCAAAATATGGTTATTCGCAAACCTTGTTCCCCATTGTTCAGGGAAATACTTTTACCGATTTGCGAAAAGCTGCCGTTGCGAATGTAAAAACGTTTGATGCCGATGGTTATGCAATCGGAGGTTTGTCGGTTGGAGAAACGGAACAGGAAATGTACGAAATGACGGAAGTTTGCACCGCCGATCTTCCAGAAAATAAACCGCGTTATTTGATGGGTGTTGGAACACCTGTAAATATTCTGGAAGGCATTCACCGGGGAATTGACATGTTTGATTGTGTGATGCCCACCCGAAACGGCCGCAACGGAATGTTGTTTACCAACGAAGGAATCATCAACATCCGCAATAAAAAATGGGAAAACGACCACTCTCCCATTGATGAAAACGGAACATCGTTTGTCGACCAGTATTCAAAAGCTTATCTTCGCCACCTTATAATTTCGAACGAAATGCTTGGCGCACAAATTGCAAGTCAGCACAACCTGGCATTTTACCTTTGGCTGGTAAAAACAGCCCGCCAAAAAATACAAAACGGCGATTTTGTGAGCTGGAAAAACGAAATGGTAATAAAACTGAAAGAAAGACTGTAA
- the rsmG gene encoding 16S rRNA (guanine(527)-N(7))-methyltransferase RsmG, translating into MDLILKYFPHLTETQIEQFKQLEPLYADWNAKINVISRKDFSEFYERHVLHSLGIARFIRFNDKTKVLDVGTGGGFPGIPLAILFPEVQFHLVDSIGKKIKVVDGVAHSLGLKNVRADQIRAEELKEKYDFVVSRAVTRLPDFVKWIRTNISKKQQNALPNGVIYLKGGDLTEEVRPFGKRIFLQDLSQYFEEPFFETKKVLHLPL; encoded by the coding sequence ATGGATTTAATTCTAAAGTATTTTCCCCATTTAACTGAAACCCAAATTGAGCAGTTTAAACAATTGGAACCGTTGTATGCCGATTGGAATGCTAAAATAAATGTGATCTCCAGAAAAGACTTTTCTGAGTTTTACGAGCGTCATGTGTTGCATTCGTTGGGAATTGCCAGGTTTATTCGTTTCAACGATAAAACAAAAGTGCTGGATGTTGGAACCGGTGGTGGTTTTCCCGGAATTCCACTGGCTATTCTTTTTCCTGAAGTGCAGTTTCACTTGGTGGACTCAATTGGGAAGAAAATAAAAGTAGTGGACGGAGTTGCCCATTCGCTTGGATTAAAAAATGTGCGAGCCGATCAAATTCGTGCCGAGGAGTTAAAAGAAAAGTACGATTTTGTAGTGAGCCGTGCCGTTACGCGATTACCGGATTTTGTGAAGTGGATTAGAACAAACATCTCGAAAAAACAACAAAATGCACTGCCCAACGGAGTGATTTATTTAAAAGGTGGCGATCTTACCGAGGAGGTAAGACCCTTCGGAAAAAGGATATTCCTGCAGGATCTGTCGCAATACTTCGAAGAACCTTTTTTCGAAACCAAAAAAGTATTGCATTTGCCACTATAA